A section of the Primulina eburnea isolate SZY01 chromosome 1, ASM2296580v1, whole genome shotgun sequence genome encodes:
- the LOC140811235 gene encoding uncharacterized protein isoform X4 yields the protein MAEHYLQKRSEESTETAEEEDMLLNFIKKRKLCSERELLENSVSSAASVACGCCADDDDDSSGGVTGSVVVSPDLECESSDGEISMEINCRIDHESTPTSETRGDSEQSSLESTPHAACPHRTSASSTAEIEEFFAAAEKYEQKRFAEKYNYDIAKDVPLEGKYEWVPLW from the exons ATGGCGGAACACTACCTGCAGAAGAGAAGCGAGGAGAGCACCGAAACGGCGGAGGAGGAAGATATGCTGCTGAATTTCATCAAGAAGAGGAAGCTGTGCTCCGAGCGTGAATTGCTTGAGAATTCCGTGTCTTCTGCGGCTTCTGTAGCCTGCGGCTGCTGCGCGGATGACGATGATGATTCGAGCGGTGGAGTGACGGGGAGCGTCGTCGTGTCGCCGGATCTAGAG TGCGAAAGCTCGGATGGAGAAATTTCCATGGAGATCAATTGCAG AATTGATCATGAGTCGACTCCAACGAGCGAGACTCGTGGAGATTCCGAGCAATCGTCGCTGGAATCAACGCCGCATGCAGCGTGTCCTCACCGTACCAGCGCCTCGTCGACGGCGGAGATAGAAGAGTTCTTCGCGGCGGCGGAGAAGTACGAGCAGAAACGTTTCGCCGAAAA GTATAACTATGATATAGCGAAGGACGTCCCATTGGAAGGCAAGTACGAGTGGGTTCCTTTATGGTAG
- the LOC140811235 gene encoding uncharacterized protein isoform X2: MAEHYLQKRSEESTETAEEEDMLLNFIKKRKLCSERELLENSVSSAASVACGCCADDDDDSSGGVTGSVVVSPDLEDIVDFLCESSDGEISMEINCRIDHESTPTSETRGDSEQSSLESTPHAACPHRTSASSTAEIEEFFAAAEKYEQKRFAEKYNYDIAKDVPLEGKYEWVPLW; encoded by the exons ATGGCGGAACACTACCTGCAGAAGAGAAGCGAGGAGAGCACCGAAACGGCGGAGGAGGAAGATATGCTGCTGAATTTCATCAAGAAGAGGAAGCTGTGCTCCGAGCGTGAATTGCTTGAGAATTCCGTGTCTTCTGCGGCTTCTGTAGCCTGCGGCTGCTGCGCGGATGACGATGATGATTCGAGCGGTGGAGTGACGGGGAGCGTCGTCGTGTCGCCGGATCTAGAG GATATAGTTGATTTTCTGTGCGAAAGCTCGGATGGAGAAATTTCCATGGAGATCAATTGCAG AATTGATCATGAGTCGACTCCAACGAGCGAGACTCGTGGAGATTCCGAGCAATCGTCGCTGGAATCAACGCCGCATGCAGCGTGTCCTCACCGTACCAGCGCCTCGTCGACGGCGGAGATAGAAGAGTTCTTCGCGGCGGCGGAGAAGTACGAGCAGAAACGTTTCGCCGAAAA GTATAACTATGATATAGCGAAGGACGTCCCATTGGAAGGCAAGTACGAGTGGGTTCCTTTATGGTAG
- the LOC140811235 gene encoding uncharacterized protein isoform X1, with translation MAEHYLQKRSEESTETAEEEDMLLNFIKKRKLCSERELLENSVSSAASVACGCCADDDDDSSGGVTGSVVVSPDLEDIVDFLCESSDGEISMEINCSRIDHESTPTSETRGDSEQSSLESTPHAACPHRTSASSTAEIEEFFAAAEKYEQKRFAEKYNYDIAKDVPLEGKYEWVPLW, from the exons ATGGCGGAACACTACCTGCAGAAGAGAAGCGAGGAGAGCACCGAAACGGCGGAGGAGGAAGATATGCTGCTGAATTTCATCAAGAAGAGGAAGCTGTGCTCCGAGCGTGAATTGCTTGAGAATTCCGTGTCTTCTGCGGCTTCTGTAGCCTGCGGCTGCTGCGCGGATGACGATGATGATTCGAGCGGTGGAGTGACGGGGAGCGTCGTCGTGTCGCCGGATCTAGAG GATATAGTTGATTTTCTGTGCGAAAGCTCGGATGGAGAAATTTCCATGGAGATCAATTGCAG TAGAATTGATCATGAGTCGACTCCAACGAGCGAGACTCGTGGAGATTCCGAGCAATCGTCGCTGGAATCAACGCCGCATGCAGCGTGTCCTCACCGTACCAGCGCCTCGTCGACGGCGGAGATAGAAGAGTTCTTCGCGGCGGCGGAGAAGTACGAGCAGAAACGTTTCGCCGAAAA GTATAACTATGATATAGCGAAGGACGTCCCATTGGAAGGCAAGTACGAGTGGGTTCCTTTATGGTAG
- the LOC140811235 gene encoding uncharacterized protein isoform X3 gives MAEHYLQKRSEESTETAEEEDMLLNFIKKRKLCSERELLENSVSSAASVACGCCADDDDDSSGGVTGSVVVSPDLECESSDGEISMEINCSRIDHESTPTSETRGDSEQSSLESTPHAACPHRTSASSTAEIEEFFAAAEKYEQKRFAEKYNYDIAKDVPLEGKYEWVPLW, from the exons ATGGCGGAACACTACCTGCAGAAGAGAAGCGAGGAGAGCACCGAAACGGCGGAGGAGGAAGATATGCTGCTGAATTTCATCAAGAAGAGGAAGCTGTGCTCCGAGCGTGAATTGCTTGAGAATTCCGTGTCTTCTGCGGCTTCTGTAGCCTGCGGCTGCTGCGCGGATGACGATGATGATTCGAGCGGTGGAGTGACGGGGAGCGTCGTCGTGTCGCCGGATCTAGAG TGCGAAAGCTCGGATGGAGAAATTTCCATGGAGATCAATTGCAG TAGAATTGATCATGAGTCGACTCCAACGAGCGAGACTCGTGGAGATTCCGAGCAATCGTCGCTGGAATCAACGCCGCATGCAGCGTGTCCTCACCGTACCAGCGCCTCGTCGACGGCGGAGATAGAAGAGTTCTTCGCGGCGGCGGAGAAGTACGAGCAGAAACGTTTCGCCGAAAA GTATAACTATGATATAGCGAAGGACGTCCCATTGGAAGGCAAGTACGAGTGGGTTCCTTTATGGTAG